From Bacteroidota bacterium, one genomic window encodes:
- the mazG gene encoding nucleoside triphosphate pyrophosphohydrolase — translation MTPRAEAFERLATIMDELRLKCPWDNKQTMESLRHLTIEETYELADSIIENDLNSIKKELGDIMLHIVFYAKIAEEQNQFNISDVIHAQCEKLISRHPHVYGDVKVQNEEEVKQNWEMLKLKEGNSSVLSGVPKGLPAMIKAMRMQEKARGVGFDWDKPEQVWEKVEEEMKEFLHEAEAGNMKKAEAEFGDLLFALVNYARFKNINPEEALERTNKKFFKRFQFIEEGAKKSGRELTSMTLEEMDVYWNQAKKSEE, via the coding sequence ATGACCCCAAGAGCTGAAGCATTTGAACGATTGGCGACAATTATGGATGAATTACGTCTGAAATGTCCATGGGATAATAAGCAAACTATGGAATCACTTCGTCACCTCACCATTGAAGAAACCTATGAGCTTGCGGATTCCATCATCGAAAATGATCTGAATTCTATCAAGAAAGAACTAGGGGACATCATGCTTCATATTGTCTTTTATGCGAAGATCGCGGAAGAACAAAATCAATTTAATATTTCTGATGTGATTCACGCGCAATGCGAAAAACTAATTAGTCGGCACCCGCATGTATATGGTGATGTAAAAGTTCAGAATGAAGAAGAGGTCAAGCAGAACTGGGAGATGTTGAAGCTCAAAGAAGGAAACAGTTCTGTTCTTAGTGGCGTACCTAAAGGATTACCTGCCATGATCAAGGCCATGCGCATGCAGGAGAAGGCTAGGGGAGTTGGATTTGACTGGGACAAACCGGAACAGGTCTGGGAGAAAGTGGAAGAAGAGATGAAAGAATTTTTACACGAAGCGGAAGCCGGCAATATGAAAAAAGCGGAAGCGGAATTTGGGGATCTTTTATTTGCCCTTGTTAACTATGCCAGATTTAAAAATATAAACCCGGAAGAAGCTCTTGAACGTACCAATAAAAAATTCTTCAAGCGCTTTCAATTCATTGAAGAAGGAGCGAAGAAAAGCGGAAGAGAGCTGACCAGTATGACTCTTGAAGAAATGGATGTGTATTGGAATCAGGCAAAAAAAAGTGAAGAATAA
- a CDS encoding ZIP family metal transporter → MPLLYYFLLFITIVLSGISIFAFKKIQPRALKLMLSFSGAYLFALTVLHLIPEVYTAGKGTAGAFILLGFFIQILLEIFSEGIEHGHIHIHKKQNAAFPYGMIMGLCLHSFLEGMPLVQRFGESSTQNSLLTGIILHHIPVAVALMSMLLDSGIKKSSAIFFLVMFAIMAPLGAFTSSIFGESGNDLSVYFNAMMAIVIGIFLHISTTILFESSEHHRFNYLKFFIILLGAGLAMLS, encoded by the coding sequence ATGCCATTGCTCTATTACTTTCTTCTTTTCATTACCATCGTCCTGAGCGGGATATCAATTTTTGCATTCAAGAAAATTCAACCACGTGCCTTAAAACTGATGCTTTCATTCAGCGGAGCATACTTATTCGCTCTTACTGTATTGCATCTAATTCCCGAAGTTTACACAGCAGGAAAAGGTACTGCAGGTGCCTTTATACTTCTTGGTTTTTTTATTCAGATCCTTTTGGAAATATTTTCTGAAGGAATTGAACACGGACACATTCATATCCATAAAAAACAAAATGCGGCCTTTCCATATGGAATGATCATGGGTCTTTGTTTGCATAGCTTTCTGGAAGGAATGCCATTGGTACAACGTTTTGGAGAAAGTAGTACGCAAAATTCTTTGCTTACCGGAATAATCCTTCACCACATCCCTGTTGCGGTTGCTTTGATGAGCATGTTGCTCGATTCCGGAATTAAAAAATCTTCTGCGATCTTCTTCCTGGTGATGTTCGCCATCATGGCTCCTCTGGGAGCATTTACCAGCAGCATCTTTGGAGAATCGGGCAATGATCTTTCTGTTTACTTTAACGCGATGATGGCCATTGTGATTGGAATTTTCCTACACATATCAACCACCATTCTTTTTGAATCCTCCGAACATCATCGTTTCAATTACCTGAAGTTTTTTATCATCCTGCTTGGTGCAGGACTGGCAATGCTTTCATGA
- a CDS encoding SRPBCC family protein, producing MGIHQLYFSCKLPIDQKSAWKFFSDPKNLSKITPPGMNFRIRSKIEKEETYEGQMIAYTVSPVFGIPMTWLTEITHVKAPNYFVDEQRKGPYRIWHHEHEFISIPGGVEMHDRLTYEIPFGPFGEILNSLFIENKIQEIFTYRKVVLEKMFGTFK from the coding sequence ATGGGAATTCATCAACTGTACTTTTCCTGCAAACTACCCATTGATCAAAAAAGTGCCTGGAAATTCTTCTCTGATCCGAAAAATCTATCCAAAATTACTCCGCCGGGAATGAATTTCAGAATTCGTTCAAAGATTGAAAAGGAAGAAACTTACGAGGGCCAGATGATCGCCTATACAGTTTCGCCTGTTTTTGGAATTCCCATGACCTGGCTAACGGAAATAACCCATGTGAAGGCTCCTAATTATTTTGTAGATGAACAGCGAAAAGGTCCATACCGGATCTGGCATCATGAGCATGAATTCATTTCCATTCCCGGTGGAGTTGAAATGCACGACAGACTTACTTATGAGATACCCTTTGGTCCATTCGGAGAAATTCTCAATTCACTATTTATTGAAAATAAAATACAGGAAATTTTTACATATAGAAAAGTAGTATTAGAAAAGATGTTTGGCACATTTAAATAA
- a CDS encoding methyltransferase domain-containing protein has translation MEQRQENCTPLSQQGKEWFETWFDSPYYHILYQHRDDKEAEHFLDSLNEKLDIPIHSRVLDVACGKGRHSIYLNKKGLDVTGFDLSAESIAHNKQFENDSLEFYRHDMRHVFRVNYFDYVLNLFSSFGYFDSEHDNLRCMQANATALKKNGIFVMDYFNAAKIRLIGNQQHQVLVNGITFLITKTIIGSQVIKKISFEDKGKKFQFEEHVWLFSAQTFQEYFRKAGLKVRGMYGNYSLDPYDENTSDRLILIGTKL, from the coding sequence ATGGAGCAGAGACAGGAAAATTGTACACCCCTATCACAACAAGGGAAAGAATGGTTTGAGACCTGGTTTGATTCACCGTATTACCATATTCTGTATCAACACCGTGATGACAAGGAAGCGGAACATTTCCTGGACAGTCTGAATGAAAAGCTGGATATCCCGATCCATTCGAGGGTACTTGATGTAGCTTGTGGAAAGGGACGGCACAGTATTTACCTGAATAAAAAAGGACTGGATGTTACCGGCTTCGATTTATCAGCAGAGAGCATTGCGCACAACAAGCAATTTGAAAACGACAGTCTGGAGTTTTACCGGCATGACATGCGCCATGTTTTCAGAGTCAATTATTTCGATTATGTATTGAATCTCTTCAGCAGCTTTGGTTATTTTGATTCGGAACATGATAACCTGAGATGTATGCAGGCCAATGCTACTGCCTTGAAAAAGAATGGCATTTTCGTAATGGATTATTTCAATGCAGCAAAAATCAGATTAATCGGAAATCAACAACATCAGGTCCTTGTGAATGGAATCACATTCCTGATTACCAAAACAATTATTGGCTCACAGGTGATTAAAAAAATATCCTTTGAAGATAAAGGAAAAAAATTCCAATTCGAAGAACATGTCTGGCTGTTTAGCGCACAAACATTTCAGGAATATTTCAGAAAAGCCGGATTAAAAGTTAGAGGAATGTATGGAAACTATTCACTTGATCCCTATGATGAAAATACATCTGACCGACTGATACTTATTGGCACCAAACTATAA
- the corA gene encoding magnesium/cobalt transporter CorA: MDRLIYLNIVMSKNTSRNPQKARRYKHSPPGTAPGAINVPEDALKPTIKSFIYNLDDFTETDLHSISEIRGQLASFPDKIHWIDIKGIGDRHFLEQLADCFNIHRLQMEDVVNVYQRPKVEDYKDHLFLISRVMWEKEGQLLNDQLSLFVGKNFVITIQDKYEDQLDPVRDRIRHGKGFVRRYGSDYLGYALMDVVLDNYYPILEQIGERMDELQDQLIINPTRDLLNRVLQIKRELILLRRSIWSERDKINDVLRSTFPNVTDTTKVFFRDSYDHCIQILDLVESYKEVTASLMDVYHSSVSNRLNQVMKVLTIISTIFIPLTFIVGLYGMNFAHTNPKTGEAMPLNMPELYSPYGYLTVCLLMVVIVIGQIYFFYKKGWLTKG; the protein is encoded by the coding sequence TTGGATAGGCTGATTTACCTGAACATAGTCATGAGTAAAAATACTTCCAGGAATCCGCAAAAAGCAAGAAGGTATAAGCATTCTCCTCCAGGGACAGCTCCCGGGGCAATCAACGTGCCTGAAGATGCTTTGAAACCAACCATTAAGTCCTTCATTTACAATCTGGATGATTTTACCGAAACCGACCTGCATTCTATATCTGAAATCAGGGGACAGTTGGCTTCTTTCCCGGACAAAATCCACTGGATAGACATCAAAGGAATTGGTGACCGGCATTTTCTGGAACAACTGGCTGATTGTTTTAACATTCACCGGCTTCAAATGGAGGATGTTGTGAATGTTTATCAACGTCCTAAAGTCGAGGATTATAAGGATCATTTGTTTCTTATTTCCAGGGTGATGTGGGAGAAAGAAGGACAGTTACTGAATGATCAGCTCAGCCTTTTTGTGGGAAAGAATTTTGTGATAACCATCCAGGATAAATATGAGGATCAATTGGATCCTGTCCGCGACCGTATTCGACATGGAAAAGGATTCGTCAGAAGGTACGGATCAGATTATCTCGGCTATGCATTGATGGATGTTGTTCTTGATAATTATTATCCAATTCTCGAACAAATAGGCGAAAGAATGGATGAGTTGCAGGATCAGCTCATTATTAACCCAACCAGAGATCTGCTGAACAGAGTACTTCAGATCAAACGTGAACTCATTTTGCTTCGTCGTTCCATCTGGAGTGAAAGAGATAAAATCAATGATGTATTGCGAAGTACATTTCCCAATGTAACAGATACAACGAAAGTGTTTTTCCGTGATTCTTATGATCATTGCATCCAGATTCTGGACCTGGTAGAGAGTTATAAGGAGGTCACCGCGTCACTGATGGATGTTTATCATTCATCCGTAAGCAACCGGCTGAACCAGGTGATGAAAGTGCTCACCATCATATCCACCATTTTCATTCCGTTGACATTTATTGTAGGATTATACGGGATGAATTTTGCCCATACCAATCCAAAGACAGGAGAAGCCATGCCTTTAAATATGCCTGAATTGTATTCTCCTTACGGCTATTTGACAGTATGTCTCTTGATGGTGGTGATTGTTATCGGCCAGATTTATTTCTTTTACAAAAAGGGCTGGCTGACCAAAGGTTAA
- the pfkA gene encoding 6-phosphofructokinase translates to MTKPKKKLRIGLLTTGGDCPGLNAAIRAVTRTSIYYGHEVIGFLRGYEGLIENQFILMNSHSVSNILQRGGTILKTARSERFKTVEGRQMAADNLKAHTLDALVVIGGDGSFRGIETFTREHPIPVVGIPKTIDNDIFGTDTAIGYDTALNTVVQAIDKIRDTADSHDRLFFVEVMGRDAGMIALLSGIGSGAEAILIPETKTRMEQIIQILKRGWNRKKTSMIVIVAEGDDAGGAYKIAQEVKLRFQHFDTRVSVLGHMQRGGSPSCADRVLASRLGVAAVEALIEGRSNEMVGIVNNQLVHTPFPVVVNSKKEFPMDLMRIAEILSL, encoded by the coding sequence ATGACAAAGCCAAAAAAGAAATTGCGAATTGGTTTGCTTACGACCGGAGGTGATTGTCCGGGTTTGAATGCAGCCATCCGTGCTGTAACACGCACAAGCATTTATTATGGACATGAAGTCATTGGTTTTTTACGGGGTTATGAAGGACTAATTGAAAATCAGTTCATACTGATGAATTCACATTCTGTCAGTAATATTCTGCAACGGGGTGGAACGATTCTCAAAACAGCCAGAAGCGAGCGTTTTAAAACTGTTGAGGGCCGTCAAATGGCCGCGGATAATTTGAAAGCACATACTTTGGATGCGTTGGTGGTAATTGGTGGTGATGGTTCCTTCAGAGGTATTGAGACTTTCACACGGGAGCATCCGATTCCTGTCGTCGGTATTCCAAAAACGATTGATAACGATATTTTCGGAACGGATACTGCGATTGGTTATGATACTGCATTAAACACAGTCGTTCAGGCCATCGATAAAATCCGGGATACTGCTGATTCGCATGATCGTTTGTTTTTCGTGGAAGTGATGGGCAGGGATGCAGGGATGATTGCATTGCTCTCAGGTATAGGTTCCGGAGCGGAAGCGATTTTAATTCCGGAGACAAAAACACGAATGGAGCAAATCATTCAGATTTTAAAACGCGGATGGAACCGGAAAAAAACTTCTATGATTGTGATCGTCGCGGAAGGTGATGATGCAGGCGGTGCCTACAAAATCGCACAGGAAGTGAAGCTGCGGTTCCAGCATTTTGATACTCGTGTGAGTGTGCTCGGTCATATGCAAAGAGGTGGTAGTCCCAGTTGTGCCGACAGAGTATTGGCAAGCAGACTTGGGGTTGCGGCGGTAGAAGCATTGATCGAAGGAAGAAGTAACGAAATGGTTGGGATTGTAAACAACCAGTTGGTACATACTCCTTTTCCGGTGGTTGTCAATTCCAAAAAAGAATTCCCGATGGATCTGATGCGGATTGCTGAGATACTTTCATTGTGA
- a CDS encoding RNA methyltransferase yields MSKKNTDSFELIAKTSFGFEDILSEELSQLGARNIRKATRAVLFEGDQQIMYKANLWCRTALRILKPIGSFPCGSEQELYDGIRTIQWNNYLEADETLAVDSVVTKSKLTHSLYVSQKAKDGIVDQFRNRAGQRPNVELSRPKLRIHIHLNQDVASVSLDSSGESLHKRGYRQQQGDAPLNETLAAGMILLSGWDKRSGFLDLMCGSATIPIEAALMARNIAPGIFRTEFGFERWNDFDQDLWDGLVADAKSNQLPSLDFRISGVEKSFQVVGFAKENIRFAGLEKDIDLYAIPFEDYTPEVVPSMIVTNPPYGGRITDDDLFLLYKNLGDTFKKKYPGCTAWVLTANKEASHKIGLHPTRRIPLYNGAIECRFLRYVMYSGSKKTGIQTEQAKEN; encoded by the coding sequence GTGTCAAAAAAAAATACCGATTCCTTTGAATTAATTGCAAAGACTTCTTTTGGATTCGAAGATATATTATCAGAGGAATTGAGTCAGTTGGGAGCAAGGAACATTCGCAAAGCTACTCGTGCTGTTTTGTTTGAAGGGGACCAGCAGATTATGTACAAAGCTAATTTATGGTGTCGCACAGCTTTGAGAATTCTCAAGCCTATCGGTTCATTTCCTTGTGGAAGCGAACAGGAATTGTATGACGGAATACGTACAATACAATGGAACAATTATCTGGAAGCAGACGAGACGCTTGCTGTTGATTCTGTAGTCACAAAATCAAAGTTGACACACTCGCTGTATGTTTCTCAAAAAGCCAAGGATGGAATTGTGGATCAGTTCCGCAATCGCGCCGGACAAAGACCCAATGTGGAATTGTCACGGCCCAAGCTCAGAATACACATTCATCTGAACCAGGATGTCGCTTCAGTTTCACTTGATAGTTCTGGAGAATCTCTTCACAAACGAGGATACCGACAGCAGCAGGGCGATGCACCGCTGAATGAAACCCTTGCTGCAGGAATGATATTGTTGAGTGGATGGGACAAACGTTCAGGATTTCTCGATCTGATGTGTGGTAGCGCTACGATTCCAATTGAAGCGGCCTTGATGGCGAGAAATATTGCACCGGGAATTTTTCGTACAGAATTCGGATTCGAACGCTGGAATGATTTTGACCAGGATCTTTGGGATGGTCTGGTAGCCGATGCTAAAAGCAATCAATTGCCATCGCTTGACTTCAGGATTTCCGGAGTCGAAAAATCTTTTCAGGTGGTAGGGTTTGCAAAAGAAAATATACGGTTTGCAGGTTTGGAAAAGGACATTGATTTATATGCAATTCCATTTGAAGATTATACTCCGGAGGTGGTGCCTTCCATGATTGTTACTAATCCTCCATATGGTGGCAGGATTACGGACGATGATTTATTTCTTCTCTACAAAAATCTTGGCGATACCTTTAAGAAAAAATATCCGGGATGTACTGCATGGGTTTTAACAGCCAACAAGGAAGCATCTCATAAAATCGGTTTGCATCCTACAAGAAGGATTCCCTTGTACAATGGCGCGATAGAATGTCGCTTTTTGAGATATGTAATGTATTCCGGAAGTAAAAAAACAGGAATTCAAACTGAACAGGCAAAAGAAAATTGA
- a CDS encoding peroxiredoxin, with protein MSLVGKKAPLFKAKAVVMGEQIVDDFSLEQFIGKKEVVFFFYPKDFTFVCPTELHAFQDKLNEFEKRKVALIACSTDTEQSHWGWLQMEKKLGGIKGITYPIVADTSKTIAMNFGVLAGEYDTNENGEVFATGQMVAYRGLFLIDKKGNVRHELINDLPLGRNVDEALRMVDALQFNEQNGEVCPANWSKGNEGLKATHEGVATYLAKA; from the coding sequence ATGTCATTAGTAGGAAAGAAAGCCCCATTGTTCAAAGCAAAAGCAGTGGTCATGGGAGAACAAATTGTCGACGATTTTAGTCTGGAGCAATTTATCGGAAAAAAGGAAGTAGTTTTTTTCTTTTATCCAAAAGATTTCACATTCGTATGCCCTACGGAATTACACGCATTCCAGGACAAGCTGAATGAATTTGAAAAACGCAAAGTAGCCCTGATAGCCTGTTCAACCGATACTGAACAGTCACATTGGGGATGGTTACAAATGGAGAAAAAATTAGGAGGTATTAAAGGAATCACTTATCCGATCGTTGCCGATACGAGCAAAACAATCGCGATGAATTTTGGTGTTTTAGCCGGTGAATACGACACGAATGAAAACGGAGAAGTCTTCGCAACGGGTCAAATGGTTGCATACCGTGGGTTGTTCCTTATTGATAAAAAAGGAAATGTTCGCCACGAGCTCATTAACGATCTGCCATTGGGTAGAAATGTAGATGAAGCACTTCGTATGGTGGATGCTCTTCAATTCAATGAACAAAATGGAGAAGTTTGTCCTGCCAACTGGTCAAAAGGTAATGAAGGACTGAAAGCTACTCATGAAGGCGTGGCTACTTACCTCGCAAAAGCGTAA
- a CDS encoding T9SS type A sorting domain-containing protein, translated as MRVLAYFFFTWIISITLNVFNCGGQPTTFIKSFNTGNSGYAVRETRSSNYIVAGGTDFYYNFHWFTMSGIPSTNIHLLKTNQDGSLIWEKVFGKPGARTIGMWMEITNDSGTIITGHMNRDLVWPPDSNDIVLMKTDENGNLSWAKQFDTGKDELGFCVRQTFDSGYILAGFHDDLPMSLVGNTYALLIKTDAIGNIQWEKKYQLAVRDLDTGEGLPWYVRQTSDSGYVLVGTTADLHAADVYVIRTNSSGDVLWANSYDHDNSALRFSLGLDIIESLSGDLIIAGSMDKDQTLNQYNYPYILKLNSSGQILDYRFYDSAPAQMFQSGFSSVEQTPDGGFFFTGMGGYGGFGMQAQLLKTDQNFNMQWSRAYTNDINATVGSRSGRMTNDGCYIFTGKKLNQGTILWKADMFGLVPCKNPGILVEMSPSVIRHNLSPLAFTGINSSNLAFSVLPTLSDTETVCPVTTAVLPVELLSFTAELIPENKIRIDWQTASEIDCDYFIVYRSTDGIEFSELQKIQGAGNSTKLSSYSIVDENIYNSKIIYYRLDQVDYNGNNHSSKVIPVALKPEDLSIISVYADYNLDQIKILLQSNCRNMLHFTITDAVGKVILRQNNPSGIGFNATCLSSYGLSKGIYFLEVNDGEKSQIRKFIY; from the coding sequence ATGCGGGTCCTTGCTTATTTCTTCTTTACATGGATTATTTCTATCACTCTCAATGTGTTCAATTGTGGTGGTCAGCCGACAACATTTATAAAATCCTTCAATACAGGAAACAGCGGCTATGCCGTTAGAGAAACAAGAAGCAGTAATTACATTGTAGCTGGTGGCACCGATTTCTATTACAATTTCCACTGGTTCACCATGTCTGGTATTCCTTCAACAAACATTCATTTACTAAAAACAAACCAGGATGGATCCTTGATTTGGGAAAAAGTTTTTGGAAAACCCGGAGCACGTACTATTGGGATGTGGATGGAAATTACAAATGATAGCGGTACGATCATCACAGGTCATATGAACAGGGATCTTGTTTGGCCACCAGATAGCAACGATATAGTATTGATGAAAACAGATGAAAACGGGAATCTGTCCTGGGCAAAACAATTTGATACAGGGAAGGATGAACTTGGTTTTTGTGTAAGGCAGACCTTTGACAGTGGATATATTCTAGCTGGATTCCATGACGACCTTCCCATGAGCCTTGTTGGAAATACATATGCGCTGCTGATTAAAACAGATGCCATCGGAAATATTCAATGGGAGAAAAAATACCAGCTTGCCGTGCGTGATCTGGATACTGGTGAAGGACTACCATGGTATGTGCGACAAACTTCCGACAGTGGTTATGTACTCGTTGGAACTACCGCTGATCTGCATGCCGCGGATGTGTATGTCATTCGAACGAATTCAAGTGGAGATGTGCTTTGGGCGAATTCTTATGATCATGACAATAGCGCTTTACGTTTTTCACTTGGCTTGGACATTATTGAAAGCTTATCAGGTGACTTGATCATTGCCGGATCTATGGATAAGGACCAGACACTAAATCAATACAACTACCCCTACATTCTCAAACTGAATTCTTCCGGTCAAATACTGGATTACAGATTCTATGATTCCGCTCCTGCACAAATGTTTCAGAGCGGATTTTCTTCTGTTGAACAAACTCCGGATGGTGGATTCTTTTTTACAGGAATGGGAGGCTATGGTGGATTCGGAATGCAGGCTCAGCTCTTAAAGACAGACCAGAATTTCAATATGCAGTGGTCAAGAGCATATACCAATGACATCAACGCGACGGTTGGTTCCAGAAGCGGAAGAATGACAAATGATGGCTGTTATATTTTTACAGGTAAAAAACTTAACCAGGGTACTATACTTTGGAAAGCGGACATGTTTGGTCTTGTTCCTTGCAAAAATCCTGGTATCCTGGTAGAAATGTCGCCCTCTGTCATTCGGCATAACCTGTCCCCGCTTGCTTTTACAGGAATCAACTCTTCCAATCTTGCTTTTTCAGTATTACCAACACTTTCTGATACTGAAACTGTATGCCCGGTTACAACAGCTGTGTTACCTGTTGAATTACTCTCATTTACTGCTGAATTAATACCAGAGAACAAAATCAGAATTGATTGGCAAACTGCGTCCGAAATAGATTGTGACTATTTTATTGTATATAGAAGTACGGATGGAATTGAATTTAGTGAACTCCAAAAAATACAAGGAGCAGGAAATTCAACTAAACTCTCCTCCTATTCCATTGTAGATGAAAACATATACAATTCCAAAATTATTTATTACCGCTTGGATCAGGTAGATTACAATGGTAATAATCATTCTTCCAAGGTAATCCCGGTTGCCCTAAAGCCTGAAGATCTATCCATTATTTCGGTCTATGCTGATTACAATTTGGATCAGATTAAAATATTACTCCAATCAAATTGCCGGAATATGTTGCATTTCACGATCACTGACGCGGTAGGGAAAGTGATCCTTCGGCAAAACAATCCTTCCGGAATTGGTTTTAATGCAACATGTCTTTCTTCTTACGGCTTGTCAAAAGGTATTTATTTTCTGGAGGTAAATGATGGAGAGAAATCTCAGATCAGAAAATTCATTTACTAA
- a CDS encoding WbqC family protein: MSARSVFSTAYFPPVSYVLQCISAGEIRIDHNEHFIKQTYRNRCHIYNSNGLLPLIIPVEHADLHKKPIRDVKISFGADWKKNHWRAICSAYRNAPFFEFLEDEFSNAFHAEKTFLVDFNTHLLEKLFSISKLQLKIEFSDFYEKKITDCQDLRNTFHPKKHSQFSTPVYHQVFADKHGFLPDLSCIDFLANEGSFRI, translated from the coding sequence ATGTCCGCACGTTCTGTTTTTTCCACCGCCTACTTCCCTCCTGTTTCTTATGTATTGCAATGCATTTCTGCAGGAGAGATACGGATTGATCACAATGAACATTTCATAAAACAAACGTACAGGAACCGTTGTCATATTTACAATTCGAACGGATTGCTGCCCCTCATCATTCCTGTTGAACATGCCGATCTTCACAAGAAACCTATCCGGGATGTGAAAATTTCATTCGGGGCCGACTGGAAAAAAAATCATTGGAGAGCGATTTGCTCAGCATATCGAAATGCGCCATTTTTCGAATTCCTGGAAGATGAATTTTCAAATGCATTTCATGCCGAAAAAACTTTTCTTGTCGACTTTAATACACATCTGCTCGAAAAATTATTTTCTATTTCCAAATTGCAATTGAAAATTGAATTCAGTGATTTCTATGAGAAAAAAATAACTGACTGTCAGGATCTGAGAAACACTTTTCATCCTAAAAAACATAGTCAATTTTCAACACCCGTTTACCACCAGGTCTTTGCCGACAAACACGGCTTCCTTCCTGACCTTAGTTGCATTGACTTTCTTGCTAACGAAGGTTCATTCAGAATCTAG